In Molothrus aeneus isolate 106 chromosome 4, BPBGC_Maene_1.0, whole genome shotgun sequence, the following are encoded in one genomic region:
- the LOC136556107 gene encoding uncharacterized protein has product MPPPRKDRLTPSSPVPAPPVGAAPGQPEKLGEEVTLDAGGASAAAAGSKAASDADTEDGVPAGAGSGAAWGGGGGGGGGTGSAASSAPDSDIGRGTAVAEGGGTAGGSGGSLLPSNIGAAAGSGVSEIDAGREAGGTAAGEPTGSPGGAAAGRAARGTARTRGADLSRIMTVMMMEVFYGRD; this is encoded by the exons atgcctcctccacggaaggacaggctgacgccctcttcccctgtcccagctccccccgtaggggcagccccgggacaacCCGAAAAGCTCGGGGAGGAAGTcacgctggatgcaggaggcgcctctgctgctgccgccggctccaaggcagcctctgATGCAGACACGGAGGACGGAGTCCCCgcaggggcgggcagcggggccgcctggggaggcggcgggggcggcgggggcggcacgGGGTCGGCAGCTTCTTCTGCGCCGGACTCTGACATCGGCCGCGGAACCGCAGTCGCAGAAGGCGGCGGgacggccggggggagcggtggatcgctgttgcccagcaacatcggcgcagccgcgggaagcggtgtctctgagatagatgcaggcagggaagccggCGGAACCGCGGCCGGAGAGCCCACAGGCTCCCCcggaggggcggccgcgggacGGGCCGCGCGGGGAACCGCCCGCACCCGCGGGGCGG ACTTGTCCAGGATAATGACAGTGATGATGATGGAAGTCTTCTATGGAAGAGATTAA
- the LOC136556106 gene encoding major centromere autoantigen B-like encodes MACNVNLFIQLHKTTQTREEEGEQEGEQEGEQEGEQEGEQEGEQEGEQEGEQEGEQEGEQEGEQEGEQEGEQEGEQEGEQEGEQEGEQEGEQEGEQEGEQEGEQEGEQEGEQEGEQEGEQEGEQEGEQEGEQEGEQEGEQEPACALQAPSCFTYITIF; translated from the coding sequence atgGCTTGCAATGTGAAcctttttatccaattacacaaaaccacccaaacccgcGAAGAAGAAGGTGAACAAGAAGGTGAACAAGAAGGTGAACAAGAAGGTGAACAAGAAGGTGAACAAGAAGGTGAACAAGAAGGTGAACAAGAAGGTGAACAAGAAGGTGAACAAGAAGGTGAACAAGAAGGTGAACAAGAAGGTGAACAAGAAGGTGAACAAGAAGGTGAACAAGAAGGTGAACAAGAAGGTGAACAAGAAGGTGAACAAGAAGGTGAACAAGAAGGTGAACAAGAAGGTGAACAAGAAGGTGAACAAGAAGGTGAACAAGAAGGTGAACAAGAAGGTGAACAAGAAGGTGAACAAGAAGGTGAACAAGAAGGTGAACAAGAAGGTGAACAAGAAGGTGAACAAGAAGGTGAACAAGAACCAGCCTGTGCCCTACAAGCTCCATCTTGCTTCACATATATcactatattctaa